A window of the Deferribacterota bacterium genome harbors these coding sequences:
- the cdd gene encoding cytidine deaminase gives MDSTRDEEYIIKELLTLAKKAREYAYAPFSNYKVGAAVYTENNKYYTGCNIENTSFGATICAERVAMSKAISENGYIKITFISVYAQNPIPCGICRQFLSNFSYDETKVILVNADDKYKIMLFKELMPYPFTKLQ, from the coding sequence ATGGATAGTACAAGGGATGAAGAATATATAATTAAAGAACTTTTAACTCTAGCAAAGAAAGCAAGGGAATATGCATATGCACCCTTTTCTAATTATAAGGTTGGGGCTGCTGTTTATACAGAAAATAATAAATATTATACTGGATGTAATATAGAGAATACCTCTTTCGGGGCAACAATATGTGCAGAAAGGGTTGCAATGTCAAAAGCTATATCTGAAAATGGATATATTAAAATAACGTTCATATCAGTATATGCACAAAATCCTATACCTTGTGGTATATGTAGACAATTTTTGAGTAACTTTTCCTACGATGAGACAAAGGTTATATTAGTTAATGCAGACGACAAATATAAAATTATGCTTTTTAAGGAACTTATGCCCTACCCTTTTACTAAACTTCAATAA